A genomic segment from Rhinatrema bivittatum chromosome 19, aRhiBiv1.1, whole genome shotgun sequence encodes:
- the NDUFA3 gene encoding NADH dehydrogenase [ubiquinone] 1 alpha subcomplex subunit 3: MAARIAAFLKNAWAKEPVITVAVTVGVLAMVVPLISPYTKYSAMMNKAVPYTYPVPLRDDGNMPDIPSHPTDKLGPSLEWLKKL, encoded by the exons ATGGCGGCCA GAATTGCTGCGTTCCTCAAAAATGCCTGGGCAAAGGAGCCTGTGATCACTGTTGCTGTCACCGTCGGCGTTCTGG CTATGGTGGTGCCTTTGATCAGCCCGTACACCAAGTACTCGGCCATGATGAACAAGGCGGTGCCCTACACGTACCCAG tgcCTCTCCGAGATGACGGGAACATGCCAGACATCCCGAGCCACCCCACCGACAAGCTGGGGCCCAGCCTGGAGTGGCTGAAGAAACTGTGA
- the TFPT gene encoding TCF3 fusion partner, with protein MAGVGFEEFSVPPGSELALPPLFGGNILESELETEVEFVDGGLNGDNLPDEAEEEEALQRQRELHKRKFLALSHRCKEIEQVNERMLNRLHQVQKITRKLKQERRCLMRILDSYGDDYRNSQLTISLEEEGNHSADIPTLGNTENEPPQKEGYAPSQRRAAGALASLDPRRSDSPALGEGPTAKRRKKHREEKDPGSRKLPPPVLPSEELLAQIKTEEEEEEEEEEEEEEEFLCEGEETLPLTWPQLSPRHLQYPKFPSPGADEDFD; from the exons ATGGCTGGGGTGGGGTTCGAGGAGTTCTCGGTGCCCCCTGGCTCCGAGCTGGCCCTGCCGCCCCTTTTTGGGGGCAACATCCTGGAGAGCGAGCTGGAGACGGAGGTGGAGTTTGTGGATGGGGGCCTGAATGGGGACAACCTGCCGGAtgaggcggaggaggaggaggccctcCAGCGGCAGCGGGAACTGCACAAGAGGAAGTTCCTGGCCCTGAGCCACCGCTGCAAAGAGATCGAGCAG GTGAACGAAAGGATGCTAAACCGGCTGCACCAGGTCCAGAAGATCACCCGGAAGCTGAAGCAGGAAAGAAG ATGTCTGATGAGAATCCTGGACTCCTATGGGGATGATTACAGAAACAGCCAGCTCACAATTTCACTGGAG GAGGAAGGGAACCACAGTGCCGACATCCCGACCCTGGGAAACACCGAGAACGAGCCCCCGCAGAAGGAAGGCTATGCCCCCAGCCAGAGGCGAGCAGCCGGAGCATTAGCCAGCCTGGACCCCAGGAGGTCCGACAGCCCAGCACTGGGGGAGGGGCCGACCGCTAAGAGGAGGAAGAAACACAGAGAGGAGAAGGACCCCGGGAGCAGGAAGCTGCCCCCTCCGGTGCTGCCGTCGGAAGAGCTCCTAGCACAG ataaaaacagaagaagaggaagaggaggaggaggaggaggaagaagaggaggagttccTGTGTGAGGGAGAAGAGACGCTGCCCCTGACCTGGCCTCAGCTGAGCCCCCGCCACCTCCAGTACCCCAAGTTTCCCAGCCCCGGGGCCGACGAGGACTTCGACTGA
- the PRPF31 gene encoding U4/U6 small nuclear ribonucleoprotein Prp31 → MSLADELLADLEEAAEEDENFADEDELAIEDVQEEMQVDLDVDSVKSIAKLWDSRMFADILEKIDEYVSRQPKSSEVMGPVEAAPEYRVIVDANNLTVEIENELNIIHKFIRDKYSKRFPELESLVPNALDYIRTVKELGNSLDKCKNNEKLQQILTNATIMVVSVTASTTQGQQLTEEELERIEEACDMALELNQSKHCIYEYVESRMSFIAPNLSIIVGASTAAKIMGIAGGLTNLSKMPACNVMLLGAQRRTLTGFSSTSVLPHTGYIYHSDIVQSLPPDLRRKAARLVAAKCTLAARVDSFHEHPEGKVGYDLKEEIERKFDKWQEPPPVKQVKPLPAPLDGQRKKRGGRRYRKMKERLGLTEIRKQANRMSFGEIEEDAYQEDLGFSLGHLGKSGSGRIRQAQVNEATKARISKTLQRTLQKQSMVYGGKSTIRDRSSGTASSVAFTPLQGLEIVNPQAAEKKVAEANQKYFSSMAEFLKVKGLNSTLKK, encoded by the exons ATGTCTTTGGCAGACGAATTGTTGGCTGACCTCGAGGAGGCAGCCGAGGAGGATGAGAACTTTGCAGATGAGGACGAGCTGGCCATAGAGGATGTACAGGAGGAGATGCAAGTGGACCTTGACGTGGACTCTGTGAAGAGCATTGCCAAGCTGTGGGACAGCAGGATG TTTGCTGACATCCTGGAGAAGATCGATGAGTACGTCTCTAGGCAGCCCAAGTCTTCTGAag TGATGGGACCTGTAGAAGCAGCTCCCGAGTACAGAGTCATCGTGGATGCCAACAACCTGACGGTGGAGATCGAAAATGAGCTGA atattATTCACAAGTTTATCCGGGATAAATACTCGAAGCGGTTTCCAGAGTTGGAGTCGCTGGTTCCCAATGCTCTGGACTACATCAGGACGGTGAAG GAGCTGGGGAACAGTTTAGACAAGTGCAAGAACAACGAGAAACTGCAGCAGATTCTGACCAACGCTACCATCATGGTCGTGAGCGTGACTGCCTCCACCACGCAAGG GCAGCAGCTGaccgaggaggagctggagcgcaTCGAAGAGGCCTGCGACATGGCCCTGGAGCTGAACCAGTCCAAGCACTGCATCTACGAGTACGTGGAGTCGCGCATGTCCTTCATCGCTCCCAACCTCTCCATCATTGTCGGGGCTTCCACTGCCGCCAAGATCATGG GGATTGCTGGGGGCCTCACCAACCTCTCCAAGATGCCCGCCTGCAACGTGATGCTGCTGGGGGCGCAGAGGAGGACCTTGACCGGCTTCTCCAGCACCTCTGTGCTGCCCCACACGGGATACATCTATCACAGCGACATTGTGCAGTCTCTGCCCCCT gacCTGCGCAGGAAGGCAGCTCGTCTAGTTGCCGCCAAGTGCACCCTGGCAGCACGGGTAGACAGCTTCCACGAGCACCCCGAGGGCAAG gtTGGCTATGACTTGAAGGAAGAAATTGAGAGGAAGTTTGACAAGTGGCAGGAGCCCCCTCCGGTGAAGCAGGTGAAACCTCTGCCAGCACCACTGGATGGACAGAGGAAGAAGCGGGGTGGGCGCAG GTACCGGAAGATGAAGGAGCGCCTGGGGCTGACGGAGATCCGGAAGCAGGCCAACCGGATGAGCTTTGGGGAG ATTGAAGAGGACGCGTACCAGGAAGATCTGGGATTCAGCTTGGGCCACCTGGGTAAATCGGGGAGCGGGAGGATCCGGCAGGCGCAGGTCAACGAGGCCACGAAGGCTCGGATCTCCAAAACCCtgcag CGCACTCTACAAAAGCAGAGCATGGTGTATGGTGGGAAATCTACAATCCGGGACCGCTCCTCGGGGACGGCGTCCAGCGTGGCCTTCACGCCCCTACAG ggctTGGAGATTGTGAATCCTCAGGCCGCTGAAAAGAAGGTGGCGGAAGCAAATCAAAAGTACTTTTCTAGCATGGCGGAGTTTCTGAAGGTGAAAGGCTTGAACAGCACCCTGAAGAAGTGA